In Desulfomonile tiedjei DSM 6799, a genomic segment contains:
- a CDS encoding response regulator, which produces MEKFRVLIVDDEIDFVETIVKRLKDRGLDAVGATGGKEALELMEQKDFDVAVLDVKMPGMDGIETLREMKKRKPFMEVIMLTGHGSVESGIQGLQLGAYNYVMKPVPLNDLLKQMTQAYERKLIEEGRSR; this is translated from the coding sequence ATGGAAAAATTTAGAGTTTTGATCGTCGATGACGAAATCGATTTTGTTGAGACCATCGTGAAAAGACTAAAAGACAGGGGCCTTGACGCGGTCGGGGCAACGGGCGGTAAAGAAGCACTCGAATTGATGGAGCAGAAAGATTTCGACGTCGCTGTCTTGGATGTGAAGATGCCGGGAATGGACGGGATAGAGACGCTTCGGGAAATGAAGAAACGAAAGCCGTTTATGGAAGTGATTATGCTGACCGGCCACGGATCGGTAGAATCCGGCATTCAGGGTCTCCAATTGGGAGCCTACAACTATGTCATGAAACCTGTTCCTCTCAACGATCTCCTCAAGCAAATGACTCAGGCGTATGAGCGAAAGCTTATCGAAGAAGGGCGGAGTCGCTGA
- a CDS encoding cupin domain-containing protein, whose translation MRVAFYAPSDIEARNYHEVWQRVKPLARGLVNKGLNVAVFDTAATASEWNGKSEKISDIGDLDFCIGSHASVPDFLEAAGEFDLIHNFGHYIPVIYSECIDVPVLTTIPTLFSPSLLPIYRLFNERTHYVSTTDSGRIQGIDYDCTIYHGIELSEFPFQATPERYLVLVSDDLRAGEAEKALEIAARARMESIVIGSSAPKNPSSNVRYIGECDAQKKSAIISKACCLLAPSSDVVLLEANAFGTPVLVFAEGFASDLVSPGLNGFIVTGVGDAEHAMKQIDSISRENCRNFVEREFSCMRMVDRYLDAYASILEQQKRENLRPWGYYKVLSDLPDHKVKRIVIYPGKRLSLQRHTLRSEHWVIVSGQALVTLNSDTISLGPGQSVDIPTGAIHRIHNPLDQPLVFIEVQMGTYFGEDDIERLADDFQRI comes from the coding sequence ATGCGCGTAGCGTTCTATGCTCCCTCTGATATTGAGGCTCGCAATTATCATGAAGTCTGGCAGCGTGTGAAACCGCTTGCCCGAGGCCTTGTGAACAAAGGCCTGAATGTCGCGGTGTTTGACACGGCTGCAACTGCTTCGGAATGGAATGGAAAATCTGAGAAGATCTCTGATATCGGAGATCTCGATTTTTGTATCGGCAGTCACGCCAGTGTTCCGGATTTTCTGGAAGCAGCGGGCGAATTCGATCTGATTCACAATTTCGGCCATTACATACCTGTCATCTACTCCGAATGCATAGATGTCCCGGTCCTGACTACGATTCCAACTCTTTTTTCTCCATCTTTGCTTCCCATTTACAGGCTGTTCAACGAACGAACTCATTATGTCTCCACCACTGATTCCGGCAGAATTCAGGGAATCGATTACGACTGCACGATTTATCATGGCATCGAATTGTCCGAGTTTCCGTTCCAGGCAACTCCCGAACGATACCTGGTCCTGGTGTCGGACGACTTGAGAGCAGGTGAAGCGGAAAAAGCACTCGAAATAGCGGCACGCGCGAGGATGGAATCGATCGTTATCGGATCGAGCGCCCCGAAAAACCCTTCAAGCAACGTTCGCTACATAGGGGAATGCGATGCCCAGAAGAAATCTGCCATAATTAGCAAAGCTTGTTGCCTTCTCGCGCCCAGTTCTGATGTGGTCCTCTTGGAAGCCAATGCATTCGGGACTCCTGTGCTGGTTTTTGCCGAAGGATTTGCATCCGACCTGGTTTCCCCGGGGCTAAACGGTTTCATTGTCACGGGAGTCGGGGATGCGGAACATGCTATGAAGCAAATAGACTCGATCTCCAGAGAAAATTGTCGAAATTTTGTCGAAAGAGAATTCTCCTGCATGCGCATGGTAGATCGATACCTGGATGCGTACGCATCGATTCTCGAACAGCAGAAACGCGAGAATCTCAGACCGTGGGGATACTACAAAGTCCTTTCCGATCTCCCGGATCACAAGGTGAAACGAATCGTCATCTATCCGGGCAAACGGCTCAGCCTTCAACGTCATACATTGAGATCCGAACACTGGGTAATAGTTAGCGGTCAGGCGTTGGTTACCCTGAACTCGGACACCATCTCTCTCGGTCCAGGACAATCTGTGGATATTCCCACAGGTGCCATTCACAGGATCCACAATCCACTCGATCAACCGCTGGTGTTCATTGAAGTTCAGATGGGCACGTATTTCGGTGAAGATGATATTGAACGCCTTGCGGACGATTTTCAGAGAATTTGA
- a CDS encoding sensor histidine kinase, which produces MASKHYKTLRLKIIVMTLFFSFIPLLALGLTIFYLFDSGYNNKNKEALRILSQSRRSAIELFFDERIAQLITIAHTHSLDQVKDEKYLKQVFDTIQSRSKSFIDVSVIDELGAHLAYVGPYYDKLKAVNYAHEEWFQAVMSSRVYVSDIFMGFRRIPHFIIAVTRYEDNRTWILRATINSEIIENIVREGMVGKKGDAFIVNRQNILQTSPRFSGKILSHPNTPDFSSVMGMQLEEHNSNGDKDLFAASSIPNPRWVLVLREDLREQMGPLLQAQYAGGLVLMAGLLIILTGTILTSRSMTNELIRVELEKAKSDDLVVQSSKMAALGKMAAGIAHEINNPLAIIGEKAGWMKDLLDKEEIQKSENWEEFEDCIRKIERQVERTRTITHRLLRFGRRMEPTQEMVDVNNILSETLTFLEAEALNRDIKIVSELGSQLPRITTDSAQLQQVFLNIVDNAIDAVGKGGLINIKTGYDQSKNGDIFVEIQDNGPGIPKEALSKIFDPFFTTKAPAEGTGLGLSISYSIVEKLGGKITVQSEEGKGTTFVIYVPVR; this is translated from the coding sequence ATGGCGTCGAAGCACTACAAGACCCTTCGACTTAAAATTATCGTCATGACACTGTTTTTTTCGTTTATCCCTCTTCTTGCCCTGGGCTTGACGATCTTTTATCTCTTCGATTCCGGGTACAACAATAAGAATAAGGAAGCCCTGCGAATCCTGAGCCAATCCAGAAGGTCGGCCATCGAGTTATTTTTCGACGAGAGAATCGCACAACTGATAACGATCGCTCACACACACTCTCTCGATCAGGTTAAAGATGAAAAGTATCTGAAACAAGTTTTCGATACTATCCAGTCCCGATCGAAATCTTTCATAGATGTAAGCGTCATAGATGAACTAGGAGCCCATCTTGCATACGTGGGTCCTTATTACGACAAACTCAAGGCGGTCAATTATGCCCACGAAGAGTGGTTCCAAGCCGTTATGTCATCGAGGGTGTATGTCAGCGACATCTTTATGGGCTTCAGGAGAATCCCTCATTTTATCATAGCTGTGACCCGGTACGAGGATAATAGGACCTGGATATTAAGAGCTACAATCAACTCCGAGATCATCGAGAACATTGTTCGGGAGGGAATGGTCGGCAAAAAGGGAGACGCTTTCATCGTTAACCGACAAAATATTCTCCAGACGTCTCCTCGCTTCAGTGGTAAAATTCTGTCTCACCCGAACACGCCGGATTTTTCTTCCGTAATGGGAATGCAGCTCGAAGAGCACAATTCCAACGGAGATAAGGACCTGTTCGCCGCGTCTTCCATCCCCAATCCCCGTTGGGTACTCGTGCTACGGGAAGATCTTCGCGAGCAGATGGGACCCTTGCTGCAGGCACAGTATGCAGGCGGACTGGTTCTGATGGCAGGTCTGCTGATTATACTTACCGGTACAATCTTGACCAGTCGTTCAATGACCAACGAGTTGATACGAGTAGAGTTGGAGAAAGCCAAGAGCGACGACCTGGTCGTACAATCCAGCAAAATGGCAGCATTGGGAAAGATGGCGGCAGGAATAGCGCACGAAATAAACAATCCGCTGGCTATCATCGGCGAAAAAGCAGGATGGATGAAAGATCTTCTCGACAAAGAGGAAATACAGAAGAGCGAAAACTGGGAAGAATTTGAGGATTGCATTCGCAAGATCGAGCGTCAGGTAGAACGGACCAGGACCATAACTCATCGCCTTTTAAGATTCGGCCGAAGAATGGAGCCGACTCAAGAGATGGTGGATGTCAACAATATCTTATCCGAGACATTGACGTTTCTTGAGGCAGAAGCTCTTAACCGGGATATAAAAATCGTCTCGGAATTGGGGAGCCAATTACCGAGAATTACGACTGATTCTGCTCAACTACAGCAGGTATTCCTCAATATCGTTGACAATGCGATCGATGCAGTGGGAAAAGGAGGATTGATTAACATCAAGACAGGATACGATCAATCCAAGAACGGCGACATATTCGTCGAGATTCAAGACAACGGTCCCGGAATACCCAAGGAAGCTTTATCCAAAATTTTCGATCCTTTCTTCACGACCAAAGCTCCCGCTGAAGGGACTGGACTCGGACTCTCCATCAGTTACAGCATAGTCGAAAAATTAGGCGGCAAAATTACCGTACAAAGTGAGGAAGGAAAAGGCACCACTTTTGTTATATATGTACCTGTCCGTTAG
- a CDS encoding response regulator, translating into MKPFKILITDRNRYVRELLRREFRETGFRVQTAKNCSEVLSMVDANDPPDLLILDLEIPFGNGLQILERMQARVPPLPVVVHAFLAEYVNQPALRLAAALVEKRGDIHILKSAVVEALERIYPENR; encoded by the coding sequence ATGAAGCCCTTCAAGATACTCATAACAGACCGAAATCGATATGTTCGGGAACTCTTGAGGAGGGAGTTCAGGGAAACGGGCTTCAGAGTCCAAACTGCCAAGAATTGCAGCGAAGTCCTCAGCATGGTCGACGCAAACGATCCGCCGGATCTGTTGATCCTCGATCTTGAGATACCTTTCGGGAACGGTTTGCAGATCCTCGAACGGATGCAGGCCCGGGTGCCTCCTCTCCCGGTGGTGGTGCACGCGTTCCTTGCCGAATACGTGAATCAGCCTGCGCTTCGTCTCGCAGCGGCTCTGGTGGAAAAACGCGGTGACATCCACATCTTGAAATCGGCAGTTGTGGAAGCTCTGGAACGAATCTATCCGGAAAACCGTTGA